The Methanosarcina acetivorans C2A genome includes the window TTCGTCATCACCTCATTGACAGAGGCGGGGTCGCATATGTCGCCTTTGACAAAAAAATAGTTAGGTTTGTTTTCAATATCTCTGAGGTTTGCGAAATTTTCTGCATAGGTCAGTTTATCAAGGTTTACAATTTGGTAGTCCGGGTATTTTTTCAGCATATAACGGATAAAGTTGCTGCCTATGAATCCGCAACCGCCTGTTACCAGCATTTTCAATTCAGTCACCTTTTTGCGGGGGGTATAGATACTTTTCAGGAGTATGCATTTAAGGAGATCAGAAATTCATTCTGGCATTTTTCAGTTCAGGGAGAAGTTTATCTTTCTCTGAAAGTTTTGCGTCTTTTTTAGAGATTTTTCAGTCAATATTCAGGGTAGGGTCTTTATAGATGATCCCAGCTTCGGCTTCAGAGTGATAGTACTCGTCGCACTTGTAAGTGAAAAATTCTACTTTTTTTGAATCATCTTTCTTAGTTATTCTTACTCTTTGGTCTTTCCTGTAATCCTTGATCTTGCTTTTCTTCTTAATCATTTTTTTAATTATTAATCCTATTTCCTCGAAACTTTGTAAAATATTTTTACACCTTCATTGCATAAATAACTATCTCAAATAATTTTGTCACTTCTATGGATTTTTAGAATTCTTATACGTATCAATATTTTGAGAGAAACTAAAGAATCATTTTGGGGGAAATGTTTGGAATCCTGATGTAAGGATACTTTACGACATGAGGTCGGTAATAGTGGACCGGGAGTAGCTTTAACGGCTGAAGACTTTGAGTTTTATTATATTTACAGAGACCTTGCACGTAATGAAGAGTAGCTCGGGATTATTCGAGATTTCGGGCTGAGGTCTGATATTACTGTCATTCCTCCGGCAAGATTTGGTGTTTTGTCCTGAAATAATTTCGCTTTGAAACTTTTTTCCTCTTGTCCATGTTTTCACCACCCAAACAATCTCACTCCTATTCTGAACTTTGCCTCAACTGGTAATCTATTCCAGAATGCTTCCTGTGGCGATTCTAACTGTTCAAGTTTCAAAGCTCCATGAGGCCTCTTGTTATACCACTGTACGAATTCTTCAAATGATTCAAACTCTCCTCTAAACCTTTGATATGTATCGAACCATTTCTCTATTTTTCCGTTTGTCTGAGGATGTCTTACCCTTGCAAGTATTGGTTTGATTCCAAGTTCTTCAATGCATCTTTTAAACTTTAGTTTCAAAGAAACGCGATTTTAACCTCAATTTTCTCTAAAAAACAATATCAGCTGACCTTTTGCAAATTCTTTATTTGTAGATCCTAAATATTAAATTCACTTTAAAAAGTCTATTAATATTGTTTATTTCAAAAAGTTATTTATATAAGTAGATCATAATTAATATTATGGTATTTTTAAGAAAGAAACTCGTCAACGGGAAACCTTACTGGTACATAGTAGAATCTGCCAGAGTTGATGGAAAGGTAAAAACCATTTTTCAGGTTTATCTGGGTAGCGCAGAAAAAATACTTGAGATGAAAAGGCAATGTGAATCATTGCCCTATGATAAACTTAGATCCTTTGATTACGGCAAGCTTGCCGCACTCCTTCATGTGAATGAAGAACTTGGATTCACTGACATAGTTAACAAGCATACTGACAAAAAATTAATAGATGGATTGAGTGTTGGAGAATACCTTTTACTTGACGTAATCGGAAAAAGTCACGGCGTTTTAAGTGAAAACGGGATTGAAGAATGGTTCAAAAAATCCCCTTTAGCTTTCATGTGGAAATTCCCGCACAAGTTAAATTGTCAGAATTTTCTGAACCAAATGAATTATGTTGACTTAGAGACGATGAAAAAGATCGAAGACGATCTTTGCAGAGTTCTTGTAGGAAAGGGATTTACTCCATCAATAATGTTTGTGGATGAATCAAACTGGTTTACATATGCTAACAATTATGATGACGAGAGCGAACTGCTTCATAAAGGATATAATAAAAAGCATAGGAAAGACAAAAATCAAATCTGTGTTTCGCTAGCTGTAAACGAGGACAACATACCTTTTATTCATGAAACATATTCTGGAAATGTTCATGACTCTGAAGAATTTTCAGGCATAGTAGATAAAATCATAAACAGACTGACTGAATTAAATATCTGTTCTGAAGATCTTGTTCTTGTTTTCGATAAGGGTAACAACTCAAAGGTCAACATTGAAAAGGTAACATCAAAAATGAATTTTGTAGGATCTGTAAAAGCAAATCAGGCCGAGAAGCTTCTCGATGTTCCACTTTCCAAATATGAGTGTTTATACAAGAATTCGAAAGGTAACAAAATTTTTGGATACAGGACAAAACACCAGTTTTATGGAACAGAATATACAACCGTAATAACCTACAACGAGGGAACTTACAAGCTTCAAAAGAGCACTTATGAAACAAACAAATCAAGAATAATTGATAGTTTGGAGGATCTTCGGAGAAGATTAGAAAGCAGTAAAGGAAAAGAAAGAAACAGGAGCAGCGTAGAACGTGAGGTTGCAGGAATTATTCTGAAAAAATACAGTAGCGTTATAAAATATGAAATAATTGATGCTCTGGAAGGGAAGAAAAAACCTCAGTTAAAGTTCTGGATTGATGAAGATAACGAAAAAAAGTGCGAAAAGACGTTTGGGAAGAACATCCTATTTACGGACAAGCATAAATGGCAAACTAAAAAGATAGTGAAAACATATAACAGTAAGAATCTTGTTGAAGATGATTTTAAACTGTTGAATGATCACTTGCTTGTTCCTGTAGGACCAGTATATCATCACAAGGATGAAAACATTAGAGTTCATGTGTTTTTGGCTATGGTTGGCCTACTTTTCTACAGATACCTGGCATGGGAGACCAAAATGTACGGTTTCTCTATGAAAAAGCTCATTGAAAAACTGTCTGAGATCAAGATTGCGGTAGTTCAGGAAAAAGAGTCCAAAAAAAGCAAAATTATTGTGGAAGAAATGGACACAAAACAAGCATCGTTATTTTCTTTTCTGAACATGGAAAAATACCTGCCATTTTAACAAAATCGTTAGTGGCAGGATTATTCTTTCGTTAGGCATACACAAACAAAGCCAGAGGATAACGGAAAATCACTCATCTTTGAAAGGTGAGTTAAAGTCACTATCCCATGAACCATCCTTATTAATCCTGTGAGCCCCGAATTCACTTCCATGATCCATAATGAGCTCTCTTAAAGGGTATATGTCCCAGTACTCTTTGACAAGTTCATCAATCACTTTAATGGTGTTCTCCGTGTTGCAATGAACGTACTCTCCACCTGCAATTATCATTCTTGATGAATCATCAAGAATGGCACAGACTTGCAGTCCTAACAGGGGATTCTCATGCCAATCGATGTGTGCAGCAGACATGCTGTGTTCGCGTTCGTATCTACACCATTTTCTTCTCTGTTTCTTTTTTCGGTTTTCCTTGGCAAGGTCCATGCTAAGTAGATAGTTATGGATTCTGTTATGAGATATCTTACGATTATATTTGCCTTCGATGAGAATCTCAAGGTAACAGGCTCCAAACTTATAATCAGAGTAAGTTTGGTCAATCAATTCCTTATCAGAGGAGGATAAGGGGTTCTTTGGTCTTCCAAGATTAATGCCAACTTGAGGAAGCTGACCAGTTTCAACGTATTCTTTGTAGATCTGCTGAACTCGACGGGCTGAGATCCCCTGGATCTCAGCTATCGTCGAGGTAGATTCACCTTTCGATTTTTGAGCAATGATCCAACGTATCTTTTTTCCATTAAGTTTCACAAAAGATAAGGGATTACAACCGACATATTTAGCGCGAAATAATTTTGGGATAAAACATCCGGCAAGATTTGGAAAGGAATATTAAAGACTGCGAGCATTACCACCATAAGAAGTCGAAAGCTGATGTTTCTTATTCTGAGATTTATCAGGTTTTCGAGGGAAAAGCTGTTTATCCCCTGCAAAAGGCTTGTTTGAAGTTCAGTTTGAGGAAGGCGTAAAGGATTTGAAAAAAATAGTCGATACTGAACATGAATCTGGGGTTACGGTAATAGGCTGCGTGTCAACCCCTAGGACCCTTTTCAGGGGCAGCCCGGTAGACATGAAAAAAGAAGCTTTCACCTGCCTGGAAAGTGAGGTTGATGTACTTGCTCCCGGCTACGGGCTTGCTCCAGAAACCCTTCTGAAAAACCTGAAAGCCCTGGTGGAAGCAAGGAACGAGTTTTACGGGAGAAGGTGAATTTTGCGGAAGAAAATGAGTTTACGGAGAAGCAGTGAAAAATACCCAGAGAGTCAAAAATGAGATGCGGTTTCAGGGCAGGGTTTTTTTCGGTTTATTTCGGGCTGACCACACAAAAATCAAGCTTTTCTGGAAGATTTCCCCTGTTTATCAGGGCTCAATTAAGAGCCTCTGCCATTTTTTTACCCGCTTCAAACGTTTTTCTTAGAAGTTCTTCATCCCTTGAAACCGCTCCCCTATCGAAATACCCTGTTACCGGAAACTTTTCCACGATCTCATAGCTCAGGGCTTCAAGAGGCATCCCTAGCGCTCCGAGTGTAAAACCCATTTCTTCGATTTCCAGCTGCTTGCAGACCGAAAAAACAATCGCTTTTCTCCCCTGCCCGGCAAGTTTGCTCGAATAGCGCCTGGGGCGGACGTTCGTGAAATTGTAGTAAGGGTAGAGCCTGTCGATGAAGGCCTTCATCAGGGCAGTTACATTGTAGTTGTAGGTGGGAGAACCGAGGGTAAGCCCTTTTGCAGCTTCGATCTCGGGATAGAGCAGGTTCATTCCATCATGGAACATGGTGCAGGTTCCTGCTTTCCGGCATCCTTCGCAACCGATACAGGGCTCGATCGAATAATCCCTTAAAAGGACTTTTCCGGTTTTAGCTCCTGCCAATTCCGCCCCTTTCAAAAAGCTCTCAAGCAGCACGTCAGTATTCCCATTTTTCCGGGGGCTTCCGCTCACTCCTAGAATTTTAACCTCATTCATCTTATTACCCCTTTTGTATCGGGAATCAGGGGTTAAATAAGTTCGGGAAACGGGCTATATAGAAGTCCTCAACCAATTCAAGATATTTCGAAAATATAAAAATTAGAGATAAAGTCGGGAATTAAATGTAAAAATCGGGAATTAAATGTAAAGTCAAAATATTGATGTGAAGTGTTCGAATAAAAGTAAAAACTGACAATGGCAATTTATTCTGCAAGCTCTTTTTTTCAGCAATTTCGGAAAAGGCCGCCCGCTTTGCGGACGGTGAGGCCCCCCTGTTATCTATACGAGGAAGAAACTACCAGATTTGAATCAGTATCAAACCCTTTCACAAAAACCGGGGCCGTTTCAAACAATATTTCAAGCAATATGGCAGGATTCCTCCTTAGCCTGAAAATGAGCTCCATATTTTGTAGAATCAGGGCTGGAAATTAAAGTCAGGACCAATGAACCATATTAAATCTCAGAACATTATATATTATAAAACTCCAGATTTTTTATCTGGATAATTAACAGGTTTACTAAACTGGTTTTGATTCCGGTAATACCGTTAATTCCGGCAATATTGCAATACCGACAATTCCGGTAACACCGGCAATATCTATATTCGTGGATATGAGGCAAAAAAATGGCAAAAATGGCAAAAACACTCAAAACCCTTGAAAAAGCCGCAGAGGGGAGTACCGGTAAAGGCAAGGTCTTTTTCGATATGGGTAAATATGAAGAAGCCCTGCAGGCTTACGGGGAAGCCGCCGAGACTCGGAAAAAAATGGCAGACCTCCTTTTAGAAAATGGGAAAGAGGAGAGTGGAAACATCTTCCTGGAAAAGGTCTTCGAAGCAGAGTCCCGTTGCGGGATGGCTCTTTTCAAGCTTGGAAAATACGAAGAAGCCCTGGAAGTCATTGACAAAGCCCTGGAACTGAAACCCGAAAGCCCCACAGAGTGGTCCAACCGGGGTTTTGTGCTTTCGTCAATGGGCAGAAATGGAGAGGCACTCGAAGCCTTTGATAAAGCCCTTTCCCTGGACCCCGAATCCCCCAAAATCGTGACCAACAAAGGGGTTGTCTATTTCAGGATGGGGCTCCCGGAAAAAGCCTTGGAAACCTTTGACAAAGCCCTGGCGACCGAACCCAAAAAGGTTTCGGACTGGGCATGCAAACTTCCCAGATTCAGCTTCTTTTCCCGAAACAAAGCTCCCATAATGAGACCTGACAATGCTGAGACCTGGTACTGGAAAGGCAACGTTTTCCTTGAGCTTGGAGAAAAAGAAAAAGCCCTTGAAGCCTATAAAATGGCTCTTGAAAGCGACCCTGACCACCTGAACTCCCTCCTGTGCGGAGGAGCCCTGCTCTGTGAATTTTCAGAATACAAAGGGGCTTTCAAGTGCTATGTGCGAGCCCTTAAACTAAGCCCTGGAATCGAAGCTGCAAAACAGGGAAAAGAGCTCTGCGAAGAAAAGATTAACCAATGAATGTTTATCTGTGTATCTGCGGGTGCAAAAAAGATGTCCAGTACCGTTGACCGTTTCGGGACATCCTTAAATTGAATCTTCCAGTTTTCTCTCCTGCACCGCACGGGACTGTAACCAGCCACCAGCAATAAAAAAGGCAATGTATGAACCGGATCTCCAATCATGCGAGATCTAATCCACAAAATCTCCACCTGTTTACCTGATTGTCTGCCGAAATATGGAAAAATGAACGGAAGGAAAAAAGAAGGGATTTGTAAAGTTTATAGTTGCTTATAGTTGCAAGGCTGTTTAGATACAAAAGGTTAAAAGACTTTTAAGCCTAAGTTTGTTTTCAGAGGTTAAAAATGGAAGATACACTTCTCACTATTTTTCGGTTGAGCCTGTTCGAAACCCTCTGCGTTACAGGCTCTCTGATCCTTACAGGCATGATCCTCGGGGTGCTTGAGCACCGGGCTAATTTTTATGTCCAGAGCGTCTTCGGCATGAAAGGAATCATGGCTACAGCCTGGATAGGCACCTCGGTCCATGAAGCCGGCCACCTACTCATGTGTTATCTCTTCAAGCACAAAGTGAGAGAATTCAAGCTCTTTACCCTGAGGCCCCGGGACGGAGTCCTTGGCTACGTCAACCACAGCTGGAACCAGAAAAGCCTCTACCAGAACATAGGGAACTTCTTCATAGGCATGGGCCCCATATTCAGCGGAACGCTTTCCCTGATCCTTGGGATGTCCCTCTTCCTGCCTGATTCTTTTTCCACCTTTTTAAACTATCTGGCCCTTGATGCCGGCCAGCCTGACCCACAGACACTGGTAAGTATTTTTGCACTAACAGCCCAGCTTTTTAAGAGCCTTTTTTCGGCAGAAAATCTGACTTCAGCTGGTTTCTGGGTCTATTTGGCCCTTGCAATCGCTATCTCCTCTCACATAGCCCTGAGCAAAGAAGACCTCAAAGGAGCAGCAAGGGGCCTGTTTACAATTTTCTTTTTTATTTTACTGGTCAATGCATTTGCCCTGCTTCTCAATGCCGATTTTACTGGCTTTTTTTCCGGGATTCTTACCTTAAACGTTTACATGCTGGCGTTTTCAATGGTTTCGGTTGTGTTTTCTTCAATCAGGCTGGTTTTAAGTGGTTTTGCTTATGCGCTTGTGTCCAGAATCAGGTGATGTGCAGCAACTTTTCCTCTAATGATCCTTCGAATCTCTCATGTTCAATGTAAAACTGATAAAATGCAAAATTATAGTCCAATTATACCAGAAAATAGAAATATGAAAGAAAATAAAAGAGAAAGTGTAAATAAAAAGAAGATTTTCCCGGACAGCAAGGGGAGATATTGTGACAGGCCGAAAAACGCACATAACAGCAGGAGTTTTAATCTCCTTTATCCTGATCTGGTATCTGGTTCAAAAAGGACTTGTTCTTAGCCCGATGATTCTTCCGATAGCTTTAGCTTCCTCAGCCCTTGGAGCCGTGCTTCCTGACCTGATCGAGCCTCCCAGAAACCGGCGCCATCGAAAGTTTTTCCATTCGCTGCTTTTCTTTGCACTTTTGCTTCTGTATCTTAATCGGACCTATTTAAGTCTGTTAACCGCAGGTCCGGCAGATGAAGTTACTATTGGACTCTTTTTTGCAGGAGCTGGGTATGCTTCTCATCTGGCGCTTGATGCGTTTACGCCTGCTGGGCTACCGGTCGTGGGGTTATAAGTGATTTTGATTTTTTTGACCCTGACAACCATATTCGCTATATTGTGTCGTTCTTTTTCCGCTCGACGAAGGAGAGCGGTCGTCTCAAAAAATTGAAAAAACAAAAATAAGAGTTAAAATAGCCAAATTCCCTGCAGGATGTAAATCTATCAGGATGTAAATAGGACTTAAACTTTCTAAAAAATACTTATTTTCAAGTTTCTTCTTTAGTCTTAATTTTCTTTTTGCGTTTTGGGCAGGGCCGCCAGACAAGCTGGCGGAGGCTCTTATATCTCTCTGAATTACAAAACTATTTCCGGATTTAATATACCGCTAATCAAATTCAGCTACCTATGATGACTCAAAAATCTTGGAAATTTTCTCCAATAAGGCAACAGGAAGATTACTGTTAAGCTTCAATCTCTCCAATAATTAACAGTAAACTATAATCTTGGTTTTATTGTTAAATTTTAGCCTTTACAGTACTTTACAGTAAATTCAATAACATGAGACCCACTGTTAAATTTCCACGTTTACAGTACTTTACAGTAAACTCCTCATTGAAGGCTTTAACAATTTAAGAGAAAAGCAGATTAAAAACCACTTTCTTTCCCGGTCATCTTCTCAATCTCAATCCTGATCACGCACAGCCTGTTAACCTTCCACTCCTCAAACTCAAACGGCCCCTTTTTTCCGTAATGCTCGGAAAGCACGGTAAGCCCATCGACCTTTTCATTGTAAGCTTCCAGAAACTTTGCCTGCCCGAACCCGATAACACTTCTGTAGCGGACGTTATAATTGCAGGGGTCGTCAGCGATGATAAGTTCGGTTTCGGCGGCGGCTTCGAAACAGATCCTGGGGTTCTTTTTAAGGATCTCGATTTTCCTGCCTTTCTGGGAGCTGTGGAGATAAATAGCATTTTTCTTATAGCCGAAGGACATGGGGACGATGTAC containing:
- a CDS encoding dTDP-4-dehydrorhamnose 3,5-epimerase family protein; amino-acid sequence: MIKKKSKIKDYRKDQRVRITKKDDSKKVEFFTYKCDEYYHSEAEAGIIYKDPTLNID
- a CDS encoding IS1634-like element ISMac10 family transposase translates to MVFLRKKLVNGKPYWYIVESARVDGKVKTIFQVYLGSAEKILEMKRQCESLPYDKLRSFDYGKLAALLHVNEELGFTDIVNKHTDKKLIDGLSVGEYLLLDVIGKSHGVLSENGIEEWFKKSPLAFMWKFPHKLNCQNFLNQMNYVDLETMKKIEDDLCRVLVGKGFTPSIMFVDESNWFTYANNYDDESELLHKGYNKKHRKDKNQICVSLAVNEDNIPFIHETYSGNVHDSEEFSGIVDKIINRLTELNICSEDLVLVFDKGNNSKVNIEKVTSKMNFVGSVKANQAEKLLDVPLSKYECLYKNSKGNKIFGYRTKHQFYGTEYTTVITYNEGTYKLQKSTYETNKSRIIDSLEDLRRRLESSKGKERNRSSVEREVAGIILKKYSSVIKYEIIDALEGKKKPQLKFWIDEDNEKKCEKTFGKNILFTDKHKWQTKKIVKTYNSKNLVEDDFKLLNDHLLVPVGPVYHHKDENIRVHVFLAMVGLLFYRYLAWETKMYGFSMKKLIEKLSEIKIAVVQEKESKKSKIIVEEMDTKQASLFSFLNMEKYLPF
- a CDS encoding uroporphyrinogen decarboxylase family protein, with protein sequence MFEVQFEEGVKDLKKIVDTEHESGVTVIGCVSTPRTLFRGSPVDMKKEAFTCLESEVDVLAPGYGLAPETLLKNLKALVEARNEFYGRR
- a CDS encoding flavodoxin family protein, which gives rise to MNEVKILGVSGSPRKNGNTDVLLESFLKGAELAGAKTGKVLLRDYSIEPCIGCEGCRKAGTCTMFHDGMNLLYPEIEAAKGLTLGSPTYNYNVTALMKAFIDRLYPYYNFTNVRPRRYSSKLAGQGRKAIVFSVCKQLEIEEMGFTLGALGMPLEALSYEIVEKFPVTGYFDRGAVSRDEELLRKTFEAGKKMAEALN
- a CDS encoding tetratricopeptide repeat protein, which encodes MAKMAKTLKTLEKAAEGSTGKGKVFFDMGKYEEALQAYGEAAETRKKMADLLLENGKEESGNIFLEKVFEAESRCGMALFKLGKYEEALEVIDKALELKPESPTEWSNRGFVLSSMGRNGEALEAFDKALSLDPESPKIVTNKGVVYFRMGLPEKALETFDKALATEPKKVSDWACKLPRFSFFSRNKAPIMRPDNAETWYWKGNVFLELGEKEKALEAYKMALESDPDHLNSLLCGGALLCEFSEYKGAFKCYVRALKLSPGIEAAKQGKELCEEKINQ
- a CDS encoding metal-dependent hydrolase: MTGRKTHITAGVLISFILIWYLVQKGLVLSPMILPIALASSALGAVLPDLIEPPRNRRHRKFFHSLLFFALLLLYLNRTYLSLLTAGPADEVTIGLFFAGAGYASHLALDAFTPAGLPVVGL
- a CDS encoding pyridoxamine 5'-phosphate oxidase family protein, with amino-acid sequence MGSKKLIQDPQQIESILSTARFLRLALSDAENPYIVPMSFGYKKNAIYLHSSQKGRKIEILKKNPRICFEAAAETELIIADDPCNYNVRYRSVIGFGQAKFLEAYNEKVDGLTVLSEHYGKKGPFEFEEWKVNRLCVIRIEIEKMTGKESGF